Below is a genomic region from Sutterella megalosphaeroides.
TGATCGAATAGACGGGTTCGAGGTTGTAGGAGAGATTTACCGTGAAGGCCGAAATCTTTTCAAGCGACTGGATCTGCAGGATGTACATCCCGAGCGTGCAGAAGGTGGCGAAGATCACGAGCCAGAGCCAGTCGATCGGCTGCGGGAGCACATTTTGGGGCGGCATCAGGGTGAGGTACGCGGGCAAAAGGGCGAGTGCCGACACGAAGCCCCCGGTGAGCTGCCAGCTCATCACCGTGACGGACGAATACTTCGCGCGGTACTTTCGGAAGTAGACGGCCAACGCCGCGGCCGCCGCCGCGCTCGCCAGCCCGAAGGCGATCCCGAGCCGGTAGCGGGTGTCGAAGTGGAAAATCAGGTAGATCCCGAGCACCGTGAGGCACGAGAAAAGGATTTCCTTCGGCTTCACGCGCGAGCCCGTCATGAGGGGCTCAAGGAGCGCCGTGAAAAAGCCGATCGACGAAAAGGCGACGACGCCGATCGAGACGCTCGAGGCTTTGATCGAGGCGTAGAAAAGCGTCCACTGCAGCATGAGGAGCGCCCCCACGAGCATGATCCCGATCCGATCGCGCGGCGTGACGCGTTCGATGCGGCCCGTGAACCAGGCCCAGAGCCAGAGGAGGCCGCCTGCAATGACGATGCGCCAAAAAACGATAAGGCCGGGCGTGAGTTCGATGAGTTTTCCGAAGATGCCGGTCCAGCCGGCGAGCAGAATCGAGAGGTGAAGTTGCAGGAAAGCTTTTTTCATGGCGGCGAGGGCATCCGCAAAAAAAAATGTAAAGATTCGGCGGACGGGACGACGCGCGCCCCGTCGGGAATTCGTTCGGGCACGAGCATAGCAAAAAACCGACCGAGAGCCGCTCTGCGGGCTGTTTTTCAGGCGCTTCGGGCGTTTCGGGACGGTCGGGTGCCGCTTCAAGCTCGTCGAAAAAATCATCGACTGTAAAGTGGACCGCTCGGTAGTTGATACGAAGACAAGGACGGATACAAAAATTTGCGCGCGCTTTGCAAAACGGGGAGAATGAGGGTAAGGAAAAAGCCTTAGGAAGCCTTGGGAATCGGGATCTTCTTCCGTGAGGGAAGAAGCGGACGGTTCCAAGGAAGGGAGGTACTATGACAAGCCGCCATGAACATCAACCCGGTGAACGCGGACGTGCGCTTCTCTTCATCCTCTTCCTGGTCGTGCTTGCCATCGTGCTGAAGGGCATGGGCTGGTGCATCGGGGGCGTGTGCGAGGTCGGTACCGACATGCTGCTTCCGTGACGACCGAGGAAGTGACAGCCGCGCAGCGCAAAGTTCCGGAGATCGAAAAGAAGAAGCTGTACAAACAAAGAAAAACGAGCTACTATCGGAACTAAGGAAAGTTTCCGCATGAAGCCTTCCGATAGGAGGTCCAAGCGAGGTACCTGAGGATACCTAAAGCCCGGTGAAAGCGGGTCGCCGCACAATGTGATCTCATCGCGCTTCGTGCACGAAAGGGCCGTGTCCCGTAAGACGCGGCCCTTTTGCTGTGCGCAGTTTTCGTTGCTTTCGGCGGCCGCGAACCCGGCTCCTTGCGGCGATGCAACAAAAAACGGGATGCCCGACCGCGAGCATCCCGTTTGCGTTTCAAAGGCCTCTCAAGCTCATTGCTCGCGCGCGGCGTTTTCGCCCGCGATGCGGCCCGACGTGTAGGCGACGGCCAAGCCCGTTCCCGACGTATAGACGCGGTTGTAGAACGGACGGTTCGCCATTTCGCCGCCGGCGTAAAGACCCTTGATGACGGAGCCGTCGGGGCGTAGCACCTGGAAGCGCTCGTTCGTGACGACGCCCCCGATCGTGCCGCCCGTACCGGGAAGGACGCGCACCGCGAAGAAGGGACCGGTCGTGAAGGGCTTCATGTAGGCAGGGTCCTTCCCGAAGACCGAGTCGCGTCCCTTTTCGCAATCGGCGTTGTAGGTGTCCATGGTCTTTTGAAGGGCGGACGGGTTGGTAAGCGCCATGCGACGACCGAGTTCGCTCCAGGTTTCCCCGTGCACGACCACGTCGTAGGTAAGGTAGCGCTTGAGAATTTCGGTCTTTTTCGGATCGCTCCCGTCGACGATCGCCCAGACCTGGCCCTGCATCGCGGCGGGATCCGTCACGTAGGGGCGGCTCTCGTCGACGAAGCGCTCGCCGCGCTCGTTCACGAAGACGCGGTCCTTGTATTTGTCCTTCGACGTGTAGGTGGAAGCAAGGATCGGGTACTTGGGAACAAGGTAAAGCCCGATCATCCAGCTGTCCTTGGCTTCCGCGGCGCCCGCATCGAGAGCCATCCGAAGGCCGTCCCCGGTCGAACCCTTGGCGCTTGCGGTCCAATCCGTGAAGGTCACCCACTGCGGCGCCCGTTCGACAAGCATCTCGACATTGCGCGCAAAGCCCCCCGTCGCGAGAACAACGGCTTTCGCTTTGAATTCATAGCGGTTCTTCCCGTCGTGGGCGCGCACGCCCGTCACGTCGCCGGCCGCGTTCGTCACGAGCTCGTAGGCGGCGGTGTTGGTACGCACCGGAACACCTCGGGCGTCCGTGTACTTTTTGAGGGCGGAAATGACGTAGGCACCCCCGCCCGCCGTCGATCCGCGACCGCTCGCGGGAACGGGCGAAGCCGCAGGCGCGTGAGCGCGCTCGGGGCCCCCGAACCCGAAGGGACGGGGCTTCGCGAATCGGAGACCCACCGTTTCTTCGAGCCAGTCGACGGTGGCGGCGGACTCGGCGGCGAGCGCCTTGACGCGCTCGACTTCGGGGTAGCCGTCTTCGCCCCCGGGGACGGACGACTTCTGGTCGTCAAGCCACAGTTGCGCAAAGGCTTCCGGACTGTCTTCGATGCCCGCACGGGCCTGAGCCTTTGAGCCGGCCGCCGCGATGGCGCCGCCCGAAAGCGCGGAGGAGCCGCCGATCAAGCCCATCTTTTCGAGTACCACCACCTTGGCGCCGAGCTCGGCCGCACGAGCGGCCGCGGCCATCCCGGTTCCGCCCGCGCCCACGACGACCACGTCCGTTTCAACGGTCGAAAGGGGGAGCGTGTTCGGGTCGATCGGGGTCGTATCCTTCGTGAAGTCGGCCGTATCGCCCCCGGCCTTCTCCACCGCCTCCCCGACCGCGCGCAAGAGGGCCGTGGTCGAGCGGGTGGCCCCTGAGACCGTGTCGACCGAGAGCGTCTGATCGGCGACGATCTTCGCCGCCACGTCCTTCATCGGCTGCAGCGCGATGTAGTCCGTTTCGTAGTTGTCGCCCACGACCACGTTCTCGATCGAATGCTTGCCGAGCGTGGTCGTGACGGTCAGAGGGCCGTTGTTGCCTCGGGTGACGATTTCGTAGGTGCCGGGCTTCATCTCGGCCGCAGAGGCCGGAAGAGCGAAGGACGCAACGGTCGCAACGGCCGCGAGGGCGGCCGCAAGGACGGTTTTTCGCATGCGGTGGTTCTCCTTGGGTCGGCGCTCGCAAAAGAATCGACCTTCGGTCGGGGTGCTTCGAGGGGCTTCGGGAGGCCTCGGGTGCCGGAACAAGCACGACGAGGCCGAGGCGACTCGAAAGCACGCGGCGCCGTTTCGCGAGCGCGCTGTGGTTTCCCGCGGACTATGCCGAAGCCGCCTTAAAGCGCGCTGAAAAACGGGCCTCGAAACTCGACCGAAAACCCGTCCGAACGCTTGGAAATTCGGGCAAAGCGTCGCTTGGAAAGTGCCGCAGGCGACTCTCGTGGAAATTCCTTAGGACGATGGAACTAGGACAAGGTATGATCTTTTCACTTGCCGGCGGGCCTTGCGTACCGTCGGTCGTCTTTTTGGCGTCGAAGGGCTCGGTCGCGAGCAGCTACTCCCTTTGCCCTTCGCAAACTTACATTGAGGAGCAAATTGATCATGACGGATCGCGTCCCCGAGATTGAAGAAGCGATGCTTGAGCGCGTGCGCGGCCTTGCGGCCCGCGACGACGTTGCCCGTGCGATGACGATCTGCAAGGAGCAGGTCGCCGAAGCCATGGCCGAGCAGGTGAAGATTGCCGAAATCGAGTCGCCCACCTTTGCCGAAAAGGTGCGCGGCGAAGCGGTGATGGAACTCATGCGTTCTTACGGCCTCACGGACGTCGTGATGGATCCCTCGGGGAACGTCGTCGGTCGTCGTCCGGGGACGGGCTCGGGCCCGACGCTCGCGATCGCCGCTCACCTCGACACGGTCTTCCCCGCGGGTACCGACCTCAAGGTCCGCCGCGAAGGGAACCTCTACTACGGCCCGGGGATCGGTGACAACGCCTCGGGCATCCGCTCGATGCTCCAGGTCCTGCGCGCCCTCGAAGGGGCGGGCATCCGCACCGAAGGCGACATCCTCTTCGTCGGCACGGTCGGCGAAGAAGGGAACGGCGACATCCGCGGCGCGAAGGCTCTCTTCGACGGTTCGCGCAAGATCGACGGTTTTATGGCGCTCGACATGGCGGACGTCAATACGCTGCAGAACGGCGCGACGGGCGCACATCGCTGGCGTCTCTCGATCGAGGGCGAGGGCGGTCACTCCTACCTCGACTACGGTCACGTCCCGTCGGCCATTCACGCGATGTGCCGCGCCGGTGCGCTCATTGCGGACCTCGATCTTCCCGAAACCCCCAAGACCACGTACACGATCGGTACGATCAAGGGCGGCACCACGGTGAACACGATCGCCGCGAAGTGCTCGGTCGACGTCGACCTGCGTAGCGTTGACGTTCAGGAACTCGCGAAGCTGGAAGAAACGGTGCTCGCCGCCTTCGAAAAGGCGGTCGAACTCGAAAACGCCCACTGGCCCAAGGCGGACGCCGCCCATCAGTTGAAGCTCGTGAAGACTCAGATCGGCAACCGCCCCGCGGGGCTTCGTCCCGACAACTGCCCGGCCGTCCAGGCGGCTCTTGCCGCCATGGCGACGATGGGTATCGAAGTCAAGCAGTGCCGTCCCTCCTCGACCGACGCCAACATGCCGATGTCGATCAACATCCCGGCCGTCTGCATCGGTACGGGCGGCGTCACGAATCTCGAACACAGCCTGAAGGAATTCTTCGACTCGACCGACATGGAAAAGGGTCCGCAGCTCGCCACCCTCATCGCGCTCGCCCTCGTGGGCATCCGCGACGAAGTGAAGGCCGCGCTCTGATTCTCCGTTGAGGTGCTTGAGGCGCCTCAGGCGCTTCGGGTGCCCTGAAGGCGCCCGAGCGACACGTCCCCGTCTTTTTCGGAAGGCGGGGACTTTTTTCGGTTCGAGCGAGGAGCGGAGGGCGCCGCGAAAGCGG
It encodes:
- a CDS encoding DMT family transporter, with protein sequence MKKAFLQLHLSILLAGWTGIFGKLIELTPGLIVFWRIVIAGGLLWLWAWFTGRIERVTPRDRIGIMLVGALLMLQWTLFYASIKASSVSIGVVAFSSIGFFTALLEPLMTGSRVKPKEILFSCLTVLGIYLIFHFDTRYRLGIAFGLASAAAAAALAVYFRKYRAKYSSVTVMSWQLTGGFVSALALLPAYLTLMPPQNVLPQPIDWLWLVIFATFCTLGMYILQIQSLEKISAFTVNLSYNLEPVYSIILAMILFGEAHELGLEFYGGLALICLSVALQTGSVLSTQRRLKRIAERKAREAQYRADPPNDR
- a CDS encoding FAD-dependent oxidoreductase — its product is MRKTVLAAALAAVATVASFALPASAAEMKPGTYEIVTRGNNGPLTVTTTLGKHSIENVVVGDNYETDYIALQPMKDVAAKIVADQTLSVDTVSGATRSTTALLRAVGEAVEKAGGDTADFTKDTTPIDPNTLPLSTVETDVVVVGAGGTGMAAAARAAELGAKVVVLEKMGLIGGSSALSGGAIAAAGSKAQARAGIEDSPEAFAQLWLDDQKSSVPGGEDGYPEVERVKALAAESAATVDWLEETVGLRFAKPRPFGFGGPERAHAPAASPVPASGRGSTAGGGAYVISALKKYTDARGVPVRTNTAAYELVTNAAGDVTGVRAHDGKNRYEFKAKAVVLATGGFARNVEMLVERAPQWVTFTDWTASAKGSTGDGLRMALDAGAAEAKDSWMIGLYLVPKYPILASTYTSKDKYKDRVFVNERGERFVDESRPYVTDPAAMQGQVWAIVDGSDPKKTEILKRYLTYDVVVHGETWSELGRRMALTNPSALQKTMDTYNADCEKGRDSVFGKDPAYMKPFTTGPFFAVRVLPGTGGTIGGVVTNERFQVLRPDGSVIKGLYAGGEMANRPFYNRVYTSGTGLAVAYTSGRIAGENAAREQ
- a CDS encoding M20/M25/M40 family metallo-hydrolase gives rise to the protein MTDRVPEIEEAMLERVRGLAARDDVARAMTICKEQVAEAMAEQVKIAEIESPTFAEKVRGEAVMELMRSYGLTDVVMDPSGNVVGRRPGTGSGPTLAIAAHLDTVFPAGTDLKVRREGNLYYGPGIGDNASGIRSMLQVLRALEGAGIRTEGDILFVGTVGEEGNGDIRGAKALFDGSRKIDGFMALDMADVNTLQNGATGAHRWRLSIEGEGGHSYLDYGHVPSAIHAMCRAGALIADLDLPETPKTTYTIGTIKGGTTVNTIAAKCSVDVDLRSVDVQELAKLEETVLAAFEKAVELENAHWPKADAAHQLKLVKTQIGNRPAGLRPDNCPAVQAALAAMATMGIEVKQCRPSSTDANMPMSINIPAVCIGTGGVTNLEHSLKEFFDSTDMEKGPQLATLIALALVGIRDEVKAAL